The Hordeum vulgare subsp. vulgare chromosome 7H, MorexV3_pseudomolecules_assembly, whole genome shotgun sequence DNA window TGCGAAAAATACCATTTGTGACATACTTTTTGTAGTATACCTTTTTCACATACGAACAAATCAGTATACACGTAAACCTTTAAAAATATGTAGATTCACATTATTTTTTCATAAAACTCATTTTGAGGTATCTAGTAATTATAAATGAagtatattaaaaataataaagaGATATAAAAGATTCATCTATGTGGTATATGAGGAGTGGGAGTACGTACACCCAGGAGTACACAACCATTTTCCAATATTACACATTTTAAATCTAACTTTTTGCATAGACAACTCTACATTTTTCGAATACATCAGGAACTTTGTATTATACCCATTTCATATTTCCTAAATTCATTATTAATATATATGTATTAATAATAAATTTAGGTAATGTGTACATAAAAATGTTCCTGATGTATATAAAAATGTACTTTCTATATGCAAAAATATCAGACATAAATATTATCTTTTGAAAATataaatcatgtatataaaaaatgttaCACGTGTTTGGAAAAAATAATTCCTAATGATTACGAATTTTTAAGAATATGTATGTAAAAAGTCAATATGAAAATGTATGTCTGAAACAATGTTCAACATGTACATAAAAATGTTTCATGTATTTGAATAAGATGGTAAACCTGTATGCAAAAATGTTTCTGTTCTATTCAAAAAGTGATAGAAAAAAACTAATCAAAAACTAATAAAAcctctcccccccccctccctccatctctctctcactctctgatCTGCAATACAATGTTTTTTCGGAGATCGATTCGATGTAATCTTTTGCGCTATATTTGTTGGATCCGACGAATTGATCGTTTATGATTAGATTGTTCTTTAAAAGTTAAATGACTTATTTCTGAAATTTATTGCGTGTGATTGTTATAGCTTTGTATTGGCACGACTTAAAAAATATGATGATTgcatttgaaaaaaatatttcaaGACatatttaaaaattaatataatacATATTCGAATAACCATGTTCAAAAACATGTGTTTTGAAAATGTTAATCACGCATTTCAAACATGTTAAACGTTTATATAAAATGTTTCTAATGTATATGAAAAATGGACAACATGCATGAAAAAGTAGACATCAACGCATACATATGAAAAAAATTATTAATCATGTATTTACAAAAAACGTTAAACATGTATAAAAATGTTTCTGATGTATACAAAAAATGTAGAACTTTTATGCAAATATATATATGGGTGCAGAATAAGTTATTTCACCCGAGGTAATCTTACGATCATTTCATAACTAAATCATATTTAGAATACAATTAATTATATTTATATTGATCAACTAAGTAAAATTTAACATAACAAAACAaatatataggtcataagactagGAAAAAtgcattttatgtatattttacattATGTTTTTATATTTGCAATTTTACGTAATATATTTTTTCTACGATGGTTATAATTTTTTATGCCCTCTTTTTACGTATGAAGTAAGATCAAATATACGGAACACAAATTACGATgaattgatgttaaaatagagtgGATGAATAATAACTATTCTTAACGCACGGTGACGAATAGTTTTTAGTACTCCTATCTTCAACATACCTCATATACACATAGCTTATACCTCTTTATAATTCTCAATATTATTCAATAAATATTCTAAGGTACCCCAATATGGGTTTTGTGGAAAAAATACCATTTGTGACATACATTTTATAATATATCTTTTTACGTAGGAACAAATCAGTATATACATAAACCTTTAAAAATATGTAGATTCACAATATTTTTTCATGAAACTTTATTTTGTGTTATCTAGTAATTATTAATAAagtatattaaaaataataaatagATATACAAGATTCATCTATGTGGTATATGAGGAGTGGGAGTACTTATATCCAGGAGTACACAACCATTTTCCTATATAACACATTTTAAACCTAACTTTTGCATAGACAACTTTACATTTTTTATATACATCAGGAACATTGTTTTATACTCATTTCATATTGCCTAATTTCATTAttaatgtgtatatatatatatacccagGGTACAAATTAAATTATTCCCCACCCGAGGTAATTTTATGatcatttcataaataaattgaaatgcaaatagatacgtttatattgattcactacAAAAACTTTGAcataacaaaacaaaaatataggtcataagaccagaaaaatcacattttatgtataatttacactaTTTTAAatttttgtaattttacgtgatatAATTGTTTTTTACggtgactatgtatttttttacggtctctttttacgtatgggATAAGATTAAAATTTCAGAAACGTAAAATTACAGTGTATTTatgtgaaaatagaggggggagaataattattcctcacccagggtgatgAATAGCGCGACCAGGGTCACACTATTCATCACCGTGGGTGAGGAATAGTGATTCTTCACCCCCCTCTTTTTTAACATtaatgcatcgtaattttacgtttcataaattttgttgtattttatacataaaaagagaccgtaaaaaatataatcaatgtataaatattttatgtcacgtaaaattacgaccatacaaaataatgcaaaaaatacaataaactcaattgtttttggtgttgtgacctatatttttgctTTTATTTTGTCAAATTTTATCGTAGTAATTCAATATAAttgtaaatatttttatttcaaatGTATTTTATTTGTAAATGGATTgtaagattatctcgggtgaagaatacactattctgcaccctgggtgatgaatagagtttatatATGTTTGGGGCACAGTTATGGCAAGTCATATTTATTAGTGCATGCCATCCAATCGACAAAATAATGTCTTTCCATATTTTATTTGCAAGTACAAATATATAAAATGGTTATTGCTTTCCaaaccaaaaataatatgaacATGTATACATTATTTTATATATGTGTACATGTATCTGACATTTCCACGTAGACCGTGATACGTGTTATTGGGTATTATATCATACATTTTAATAAATATGTTTTGCTGCTATACTCAATGAAAATATACATGAAAATATTCATACCTCGATGTGAATGTACACATAAATATACACAAGAATATACATACCTCAATGTGAATATACAAATGAATATGCACGTGTTAGTGTTATACCCAATAAAAATATACACATAAATATAAATACCTTGATTTTAATTTTGTTTTAATATATACCCATTAATGACACATCGTATAATAAATGGTACATGCATGTATTGGAGGTATGTATACAAGTTAGTGAGTATTATATCTAATGAGAATATATATGTATTGATGTTGTACAAAATGAAAAGATGCATGTGTtaatgttattgttggggaacgtcgcatgggaaacaaaaaatttcctacgcgcacgaagacctatcatggtgatgtctatctacgagaggggatgagtgatctacgtacccttgtagatcgtacagcagaagcattagagaacgcggttgatgtagtggaacgtcctcacgtcccttgatccgccccgggaacaatcccgcgatcagtcccacgatctagtaccgaacggacggcacctccgcgttcagcacacgtacagctcgacgatgatctcggccttcttgatccagcaaaagagacggagaggtagaagagttctccggcagcgtgacggtgctccggaggttggtgatgaccttgtctcagcagggctccgcccgagctccgcagaaacgcgatctagaggaaaaactatggaggtatgtggtcgggcagccgtgagaaaagtcgtctcaaatcagccctaaaacctccgtatatataggtgggagggaggggaggaggcagcctcaaaacctaaaggtttggccgaaattggaggtggaggagtcctactccaatcctacttggagtaggattccaccttcccacttggaaactctttccaccttgtgttttttccttctcaaaccttatgggccttagtgggaacttattccagcccactaggggctggtttatctcttcccatagcccatgagaccccttggggcgtgacacccctcccgatggtccccggcacccctcccggcactcccggtacactaccgatgaacccgaaacttttccggtaatgcacgaaaaccttccggtaaccaaatgaggtcatcctatatatcaatcttcgtttccggaccattccggaaaccctcgtgacgtctgtgatctcatccgggactccgaacaacattcggtaaccaaccatataactcaaatacgcataaaacaacgtcgaaccttaagtgtgcagaccctgcgggttcgagaactatgtagacatgaccagagagactcctcggtcaatatccaatagcgggacctggatgcccatattggatcctacacattctacgaagatcttatcgtttgaacctcagtgtcaaggattcgtgtaatcccgtatgtcattccctttgtccttcggtatgttacttgcccgagattcgatcgtcagtatccgcatacctatttcaatctcgttcaccggcaagtctctttactcgttccgtaatacaagatcccgcaacttacactaagttacattgcttgcaaggcttgtgtgtgatgttgtattaccgagtgggccccgagatacctccccgtcatacggagtgacaaatcccagtcttgatccatactaactcaacgaacaccttcggagatacctgtagagcatctttatagtcacccagttacgttgcgacgtttgatacacacaaagcattccttcggtgttcgtgagttatatgatctcatggtcataggaacaaatacttgacacgcagaaaacagtagcaacaaaatgacacgatcaacatgctacgtctattagtttgggtctagtctatcacatgattctcctaatgatgtgatcctgttatcaagtgacaacacttgcctatggccaggaaaccttgaccatctttgaacaacgagctagtcaactagaggcttactagggacagtgttttgtctatgtatccacacaagtattgtgtttccaatcaatacaattatagcatggataataaacgattatcatgaactaagaaatataataataactaatttattattgcctctagggcatatttccaacagttataccCAATAAAAATACATACGCGCTGACGTACATGCTACCATACATGACAACAAGTATGGTTAATAATTAATTATGATTTTCTGTCATAAAGGAACAATTAATGGCACGTATCAATTAAGCATGCAAACAAATAGGAAagtaataatgcatgcatgcatgcaaaatttaAATCAATCCTAATAGTGAAATCAAGTATGATCCAACGACATCTAGGTTAGGAgcctgggcacctaggtgccctaaACGGTATATATGACGCCCGTTTGGGGGCACCTAGATGCCCAGGCTCCTTGCCTTTCGACCACACGATTGCATTGACATGCGTGTTAATGTACTACATAACAATTGACTGATTTGGAAATAATTATAGGCTGAATTCCTATCATAAATAAGACCATTATTAGCATGCATGGCAACAATTACGTACTAGTACAAAATAGGAAAGAGAATATCACCCATGGCAACTCTGTATATTTAAGAGATACTAATAGAaataggagagagagagaaatcagATGCTAATGCGTCATGATTTATACACGTACATAAAGATATATTTTCATAATGTATTAGTAAGAGGTATATTGTACTCAGTCGTGGAACGTAATTTTTTTAAGTAGGTATATGATATAATGAGTATATTCAATAGGGCCTATGTTATACTCCTATCATCGTTGGGTACAACCCGGTCTTAAGTTTTATTCAAATATCAAATACCTTGAAAATTAATTCATTAGAAATATGCATACGAAAATTCAATAGATATATGATACCATAGGTATATCCAATTTATACCCAATAGGTACATAGGTATATTGGGTACACGTACAATTTAGACATTAGGGTACACGATACATTGGGTATGCCCAATGGGAGGTACGTTTATTCTTATCGTCGTAGGGTATATTATACCATGGGCATCATACAATAGTCATATGATATATTGGGTATCATACATTTTATATGTACATACGACAACTCATGAAATACGTATACAGAATAAACACCATGGAATTCTGTTTTGGAAGGGAAATATTTCTGGGAAATCAATACAACTTTATTTTTTGGAAAGCAATTGTTGACCATTAAGGCACTATTGCATGCAAACAGTACATGAAAAACCATTATTCCATGAATTATGCATCATATATTAATGGATATGACTTGCTATATTggcacctaggtgcccaggcATCTAGGTGCCccacataatatatatatatatatatatatatatatatatatatatatgagagagagagagggtcctGCTATTCGTCACATcgaatgaggaatagttattcttcacccctttATTTTAATATCAATGCGTTGTAATTTTACGTTAcataatttttttcttattctatacgtaaaaagagaccgtaagaaaatatataatcattgtaaaaaatatttttgttacgtaaaattacaaacgtaaaaacatagtgtaaaatatacataaaatgcaTATTTTGTTGTCTTACGgcctatatttttaatttttatgccaaattttatatattgggtcaacatgaatgtaactatttgtatttcaaatgttatttatttatgaaaagctcgtaagattacctcgggtgaagaataatctattctgcatcctggatgatgcatagagtttctatatatatatatatatatatatatatatatatatatatatcttttttGCTATGTACCGTCCCAATTATATCAGTTTTGTTTATATCTACAAAGTATAGGTATATTAAAAAAAGGGTATGCGGGTATGATATCTCAGGTCCACGTACACACCTAAAAATAGTGTGGGGGTATTGGCATGCAATGTGCATTcctaaaactaaaataaatcGTGTGTGGGCATATGTACGCAAAAAAAATCATGTGTGGGTATTATCATACATCATATTTTTTTAAAGTAAAACAATAATTAGGATCACATTTATATTATTTGGCCACCTTAATTTTTATATAAATGTTAGGCATTAAAAAGTGTGACCAAgacttattttttttaaatagtaGATACCTTAAAAAGTAAAACTTTGAAAAAAATGCATAAAAATGTCCTAATTATACATGCAAACCTTTTGAACATCATTTCATATTATTTTATCGTATCTAATACGTTAAAAAATCAGAACGTACATACATATACCGTCTTTGTTTGAAAATGGATTATTGTTACAAAACCaatattatattattattttaaagcaATCAATGACCTTTAATGCTTGTAGTGAATGCAAACGAAATTTGGAAAGTCGTTTTATCCTGGATGGTACATCATGCACTACGAATACGAGTTGCCATATAATGGGCCTAGGTGcccaggcacctaggtgccccaaacatttTACCTGAATTGCCATATATATTACCTGAGTTGCCATATATATTAATAATGAATTTAGGTAATGTGTACATACAAATGTTCCTGATGTATATAAAAAATGTACAATCTATATGCAAAAATATCAGACATGAAAATTATCTTTTAAAAATTTAAATCATGTATTTCGAAAATGTTACACGTAGGAAAGGatagataagaagaagaggaaacacAAAGAAAACTAGTAGAAAGACACCACAAATGAAGAaaaccaatcaaacccaaagaAAGATCACAAAGAAAACCGATGAAACCCAAAGAAATTtcacaaagaaaacaaagaaaatcCAGAAAACTTACAAAAGAATGGAACAACgataaaaaccaaagaaaagcatAAAGGCACATAACAGAAATTAAAAAAACAATGAAAACCATAAAAATCTAGGAAAGGATAGCAATAAAAAAACGACGAAAATGAAAGaatagataagaagaagaaagaaaaaccaacTGGACAACGAACGAACGAACAGAGGGAGCCGAATAGGCGAGCGAGCAGCAAAAAAACAGCAACAGAGGCTGGCCCAGTAAACTACAGGTGGGGAAAACCTTTAGGTGATGCAGGATTAGGGCTCGCGTTAGGCGAGATATagtcttggcacccatattcgttGTGTGGCATGCATCGGACTCATATCTTAAAATACCTCTCTTCTCTTCTACAAAAACAATAGTGTACCTCTCGTATCATGTCTTGCATAATGTGGAATGTGTGACGCGCCGGCCACCTTTGGTGCCGCGACCCGGAGCGCCGGCAAGGTCATTGATGGACTTCTGGCATCAACGTCACCCCACCCCTCCCCCTGCTTCTGCAAAGGTGTTCGATGCAATAGCTACCAAGTTCTTTTATCTCcccttttcatatatttttttgaaatttttattgAATATTTTGTTCAATTAACTATGTGTTGCAATTGACTAACGAGAAGGCTTGTTCAAAGTTTTTTTTTTACgtggatgatgaggaggaggaataaGATGATGAGTTCAAGATAGCCCGCGGCGATGGTAATTAAGAGGACTTGAGGAATGTTAGAAGTGGTGTTGAATCTGTATTCAAAATTGAAGGAATGACAAGTGAAGGTTCTATTGAATATTGTGTTGTGTTTGAGTTGGAACataaaaatattgaaaacaatgATTCTGAAATACTGTTGAAATGTCTGCATTATAAAATTAGAATTTCAATTAGTATATTGTAAAGAATTgtgttttttttgcaaatttcaaaTCAAAATATCTTTTTGAACAGGCTGTCTAAATTACCAACCTTTTTTATATCACGTGTTAATGGGTTTGGACGGACATTTTTTTTCTATGCGGGTTGTACCTTCCACGGTGCTATACCTGTAATACTTTCTACAACTTCACATGTTAGTGTGTGTTATGCGTTTTGTGTGTACTTCACAATTACGTTTTGTGTGTGCACTCCCTGAATACACCAATGTGTACTACCCTGATATACTGTAGTGACACGAATTTCTACAATTTGAACATGttgcaagtgcaaagctagaactTCAAATAAATTGAAACAGCACTGAGTAGCTATGTACTCTGGATACATATGCTTCCATCACATCTCATAAGAAGCAAACCCACCATAAATCCTAGAACAAAATACACAAAATGTTTCGCTTATTACCAAAATTCGACAATCTTCATACACAACGAAGTCCCCGCACCCGTATTATTAACACACGAATATCAAACAAACGAAATAGTCCACTATATTATAATCTAATATATAAACAGATCGACTCTCCCAGCCTCACACCGAGAACCCACCCAGCCGAACCATGATCACGCGGCGGGCGGACAGCCACGGCCTACAGGCCGCTGCTCGATGCCTCCATCATGCCggtgcggatctggtcgccgatgTCCTTGACGTGGCCTGGGCCGTGGGGGATGAACACCGTGGTGGTCTTCGAGTTGTCCCCGAGCTCCTTGATGGTGTCGAAGTACTGGGTCACCATGATCAGGTCCATCACCTCCTTGGCGCTCGTGCCCGACACCGAGTGCGAGAAGTTGAGGATGTTCTCCCGCAGGCCGTCCGTGATGGCCTGTCGCTGCTTGGCGATGCCGACGCCCGACAGGTACTTCGCCTCGGCCTCCCCTTCCGCTTTCTTCACCAGGTGGATCTTCTCCGCTTCTCCTTTGTAGACACTCGCGAGCTGGAGCCGTTGGGCTGTGAAAGGAGGTGACAGGTTAAAGTAAGCACATAACCCAACTGGTTATTGAGTCTAAAACAAGTATAATCTATTAGAGAACAAACAGATGAAGCATGAGAAGACAAGACAGCATCGAACTATCACAACAGTTTAAGAGCTGAGTAAGAACTTTGACAAGTTTTGAAAATCCAGCATGTAATAAACATTTCCTAGGCTGCACAACCTAAAAACAGCACCTCGCATACACATAACAACTACTCAAAATGGCACTGTACCTGCATTTATGTCGTTCATTGCTCTGCGGACAGCAGCGTCAGGGATGATGTCAACCATGAGAATGTGCTCAATGCTGTAACCATAATCTGACATCACCTGGACAAATAGCGGCGGGATTCATCAAGTTTCCATG harbors:
- the LOC123410770 gene encoding hypersensitive-induced response protein 4 codes for the protein MVSAFFLFCGCVEQANVAVVEKWGRFLRLAEPGLHFFNPCAGELVAGTLSTRVQSLDVRVETKTKDNVFVQLICTIQYRVVKENADDAFYELQNPQQQIQSYVFDVVRAIVPRMELDSLFEQKNEVAKAVLEELEKVMSDYGYSIEHILMVDIIPDAAVRRAMNDINAAQRLQLASVYKGEAEKIHLVKKAEGEAEAKYLSGVGIAKQRQAITDGLRENILNFSHSVSGTSAKEVMDLIMVTQYFDTIKELGDNSKTTTVFIPHGPGHVKDIGDQIRTGMMEASSSGL